One genomic window of Malaciobacter molluscorum LMG 25693 includes the following:
- the mnmA gene encoding tRNA 2-thiouridine(34) synthase MnmA yields the protein MKKKVMVGMSGGIDSSVTAYMLQKDGFEVEGVYLKLHNRTDGYHEKNIGYIKDVAEYLGIKYHILDLADKFTQEVYDYFVDSYLQGTTPNPCVKCNRQIKFGAMLKFAKDHKASYLATGHYAKTDGKFFYEADDKTKDQSYFLSQVEKEALPYMMFPLSTYKKEDIIKFAAQLDVAYKKITEKNESQEICFVETVYTDVVKKHANIDIPGDVLDQQGNVVGKHKGYMHYTIGKRRGFTVDGAHVPHFVTKLDPKNNTIVVGEKDALEVNFVTANNLNMYIDDTKFNCGVKLRYRSVTTECEVIINDSKAIIKLKQPAFGVAAGQLAVFYDGQKVIGSGWIENTSK from the coding sequence ATGAAAAAGAAAGTAATGGTAGGAATGAGTGGAGGAATTGACTCATCAGTTACTGCATATATGCTACAAAAAGATGGATTTGAAGTTGAAGGTGTTTATTTAAAACTTCATAATAGAACTGATGGTTATCATGAAAAAAATATTGGATATATAAAAGATGTTGCAGAATATTTAGGTATTAAATATCATATATTAGATTTAGCAGATAAATTTACACAAGAAGTTTACGATTATTTTGTAGATTCTTATTTACAAGGAACAACTCCAAATCCATGTGTTAAATGCAATAGACAAATAAAATTTGGGGCTATGCTAAAGTTTGCCAAAGATCATAAAGCTTCATATTTAGCAACAGGGCATTATGCAAAAACTGATGGTAAATTTTTCTATGAAGCTGATGATAAAACAAAAGATCAAAGTTATTTTCTTTCACAAGTAGAAAAAGAAGCATTACCATATATGATGTTTCCATTGAGCACTTATAAAAAAGAAGATATTATAAAATTTGCAGCTCAACTTGATGTTGCTTATAAAAAAATAACAGAAAAAAATGAATCACAAGAAATCTGCTTTGTAGAAACTGTATATACAGATGTTGTAAAAAAACATGCAAATATAGATATCCCCGGAGATGTTCTTGATCAACAAGGTAATGTAGTAGGAAAACATAAAGGTTATATGCATTATACGATTGGTAAAAGAAGAGGATTTACTGTAGATGGAGCACATGTTCCTCATTTTGTAACAAAATTAGATCCAAAGAATAATACAATTGTTGTAGGTGAAAAAGATGCACTTGAAGTAAATTTTGTCACTGCAAATAATTTAAATATGTACATAGATGATACTAAATTTAATTGTGGAGTAAAGTTAAGATATAGAAGTGTGACAACAGAATGTGAAGTAATAATAAATGATTCAAAAGCTATCATAAAACTTAAACAACCAGCATTTGGAGTTGCGGCAGGTCAGCTTGCAGTATTTTATGATGGGCAAAAAGTTATTGGTAGTGGATGGATAGAAAATACTTCAAAATAA
- the mnmA gene encoding tRNA 2-thiouridine(34) synthase MnmA → MKKKVVVGMSGGVDSSVTALLLKQQGYDVQGLFMRNWEYGIEGSQCPNRIEFEDAKKVGKLIGIEVKGKDFVEEYRTKVFDVFLEGLKKGLTPNPDILCNREIKFNVFLNEAKKMGADFIATGHYAKIAQYKDHYVLDTPKDNTKDQSYFLHALSSEQLSQAMFPLADLTKKEVRQIAKEHNLPVSDKKDSTGICFIGKQKFDEFITQYLKAIPGDIIDEHGKVIGKHKGLVCYTLGQRKGIGLGGIKETELENNIHKPWYVAKKDMTNNTLTIVQDTNHPLLMSKNVEASHMHWVLETPPKIGDKLMAQVRYRQQKQACTVVEVNDEKVIVEFDNLQRAVTLGQSLVLYDGNYCLGGGFISDYN, encoded by the coding sequence ATGAAAAAAAAAGTAGTAGTAGGAATGTCTGGTGGTGTTGACTCTTCAGTTACAGCATTACTACTAAAACAACAAGGTTATGATGTACAAGGCTTATTTATGCGTAATTGGGAATATGGCATCGAAGGTAGCCAATGTCCTAACCGTATCGAGTTTGAAGATGCAAAAAAAGTAGGTAAATTAATAGGCATTGAAGTAAAAGGTAAAGACTTTGTTGAAGAGTACAGAACAAAAGTATTTGATGTGTTCTTAGAAGGTCTAAAAAAAGGTCTTACTCCAAATCCTGATATTTTATGTAATCGTGAAATTAAATTTAATGTATTTTTAAATGAAGCAAAAAAAATGGGTGCTGATTTTATTGCTACTGGACATTATGCAAAAATAGCTCAATATAAAGATCATTATGTTTTAGATACACCAAAAGATAATACAAAAGATCAAAGTTATTTTCTACATGCATTATCAAGTGAACAACTTTCTCAAGCAATGTTTCCACTTGCAGATTTAACAAAAAAAGAAGTTAGACAAATAGCAAAAGAACATAATTTACCAGTAAGTGATAAAAAAGATAGCACAGGAATATGTTTTATTGGTAAACAAAAATTTGATGAATTTATTACCCAATATTTAAAAGCAATCCCTGGAGACATCATAGATGAACATGGAAAAGTAATAGGTAAACACAAAGGTCTTGTTTGTTATACACTAGGACAAAGAAAAGGTATTGGTCTTGGAGGCATTAAAGAAACGGAATTAGAAAATAATATTCATAAACCATGGTATGTTGCTAAAAAAGACATGACAAATAATACTTTAACAATTGTACAAGATACAAATCATCCATTACTTATGAGTAAAAATGTAGAAGCTAGTCATATGCATTGGGTATTAGAAACTCCACCAAAAATTGGTGATAAATTAATGGCACAAGTTCGTTATCGTCAGCAAAAACAAGCATGTACCGTAGTAGAAGTTAATGATGAAAAAGTTATAGTTGAATTTGATAATCTACAAAGAGCAGTAACTTTAGGACAAAGTCTTGTTTTATATGATGGTAATTATTGTCTTGGTGGTGGATTTATTAGTGATTATAATTAA
- the folK gene encoding 2-amino-4-hydroxy-6-hydroxymethyldihydropteridine diphosphokinase, with the protein MRKKINNDLTLYYTNNFPYISKKESDKKHLVTIGIGGNIGNVKKRFDKLFLYLKADTRFDILITSPLLLNPPFGFLEQNDFLNGIIALKTNLAPNDFLKNMLRLEKRLGRKRSFQDAPRTLDIDIIFFDDKKINTKKLIIPHKDWANRESVIIPLKHL; encoded by the coding sequence ATGAGAAAAAAAATAAATAATGATTTGACACTATACTATACAAATAATTTTCCATATATATCAAAAAAAGAATCAGATAAAAAACATCTTGTTACTATCGGTATAGGAGGTAATATAGGAAATGTTAAAAAAAGATTTGATAAGTTATTCTTATATTTAAAAGCTGATACAAGATTTGATATACTTATAACATCACCCCTACTTCTTAACCCACCTTTTGGTTTTTTGGAACAAAATGACTTTTTAAATGGTATAATTGCGCTTAAAACTAATCTAGCACCAAATGATTTTCTAAAAAATATGCTAAGATTAGAAAAAAGATTGGGAAGAAAGCGATCCTTTCAAGATGCGCCTAGAACCTTGGATATAGATATTATATTTTTTGACGATAAGAAAATTAATACAAAAAAACTTATTATTCCTCATAAAGATTGGGCAAACAGAGAGTCTGTGATTATTCCTTTAAAACATTTATAG
- a CDS encoding M24 family metallopeptidase, with protein MENYILRDENAIYYECGFSCDNVIFITLGSESFFLTDARYVLEAKEYARNCSIIESSDLIKTTKELLKDSKIKKLTFDPNDFTYHIYKTLVEDLDIEFIEELNFSKQKRIIKSDDEIAILSKAAKLGKEGFKYLAKYIRKNGFNQKEQLLYFKAIEKMSQTGKFDLSFEPIVAINENAAKPHALPTKKKLKLNDLLLVDAGIKYKRYCSDRTCTSHVDFETFSFKREQNFKNKKHQKIYDLVYKAQLNAINNARSGMKASQIDALTRDVITKAGYGKYFVHSTGHGVGLDIHEFPFINSKSDVIIEDNMVFTIEPGIYLPNEFGVRIEDTIAMIDGKAVIL; from the coding sequence ATGGAAAACTATATATTACGAGATGAAAATGCTATCTATTATGAATGTGGATTTTCTTGTGATAATGTAATATTTATTACGTTAGGAAGTGAGAGTTTTTTTCTTACTGATGCAAGATATGTGCTAGAAGCAAAAGAGTATGCTAGAAATTGTTCTATTATAGAATCAAGTGATTTAATAAAAACAACAAAAGAACTATTAAAAGATAGTAAAATAAAAAAACTCACCTTTGATCCAAATGATTTTACCTATCACATTTACAAAACATTAGTTGAAGATTTAGATATTGAATTTATTGAAGAATTAAATTTTTCAAAACAAAAAAGGATTATTAAATCTGATGATGAAATTGCAATATTAAGTAAAGCTGCAAAATTAGGGAAAGAAGGTTTTAAATATTTAGCAAAATATATAAGAAAAAATGGCTTTAACCAAAAAGAACAACTATTATATTTTAAAGCCATAGAAAAAATGAGTCAAACAGGTAAATTTGATTTAAGTTTTGAACCCATAGTTGCAATAAATGAAAATGCTGCAAAACCTCATGCTTTACCAACAAAGAAAAAATTAAAATTAAATGATTTACTTTTAGTTGATGCAGGAATTAAATATAAAAGATATTGTTCAGATAGAACTTGTACTTCCCATGTAGATTTTGAAACATTCTCTTTTAAAAGAGAACAAAATTTCAAAAATAAAAAACATCAAAAAATTTATGATTTAGTATATAAAGCACAACTTAATGCAATTAATAATGCACGTTCAGGAATGAAAGCATCACAAATTGATGCTCTTACAAGAGATGTAATTACAAAAGCTGGTTACGGTAAATACTTTGTACATAGCACTGGACATGGAGTTGGTTTAGATATTCATGAATTCCCATTTATAAACTCTAAATCTGATGTAATCATTGAAGATAATATGGTATTTACAATTGAACCTGGTATTTATCTTCCAAATGAATTTGGAGTAAGAATAGAAGATACAATTGCAATGATTGATGGTAAGGCTGTAATTTTATAA
- the aroQ gene encoding type II 3-dehydroquinate dehydratase — MKIAVIQGPNLNMLGIREKHIYGPMSLEQIHEQLKASADQNNVELEFFQSNLEGEIVDRIQECLGEVDGIIINPAAYSHTSIAIKDALSAVNLPVVEVHISNIYKREEFRQKSITASASTGVISGFGPFGYHLGLISLMQMITEIKAVQQANDAKEQ, encoded by the coding sequence ATGAAAATTGCAGTAATTCAAGGTCCAAATTTAAATATGTTAGGAATTAGAGAAAAACATATTTATGGACCAATGTCTTTAGAGCAAATACATGAACAATTAAAAGCAAGTGCAGACCAAAATAATGTGGAATTAGAGTTTTTTCAATCTAATTTAGAAGGTGAAATTGTTGATAGAATTCAAGAATGTTTAGGTGAAGTAGATGGAATTATTATTAATCCAGCAGCATATTCTCATACATCAATTGCAATAAAAGATGCTTTAAGTGCTGTAAATCTTCCAGTAGTAGAAGTACATATATCAAATATTTATAAAAGAGAAGAGTTTAGACAAAAATCAATTACAGCTAGTGCAAGTACTGGTGTAATTTCTGGATTTGGTCCATTTGGTTATCATTTAGGATTAATTTCATTAATGCAAATGATTACAGAAATTAAAGCTGTTCAGCAAGCAAATGATGCTAAAGAACAATAA